One part of the Lotus japonicus ecotype B-129 chromosome 2, LjGifu_v1.2 genome encodes these proteins:
- the LOC130740124 gene encoding phosphoenolpyruvate carboxykinase (ATP) 1-like, with product MGEENGNGIATNGLPSIHTQKNGICHDDSVPTVKANTIDELHSLQKKKSAPGTPISGTQTPFTSDPERQQQQLQSISASLASLTRETGPKVVKGDPAKKLENPKTIHQVSHHHIAPTIAVSDSALKFTHVLYNLSPAELYEQAIRYEKGSFVTSTGALATLSGAKTGRSPRDKRVVRDAVTEDDLWWGKGSPNIEMDEQTFLVNRERAVDYLNSLDKVFVNDQFLNWDPENRIKVRIVAARAYHSLFMHNMCIRPTPEELENFGTPDFTIYNAGQFPCNRFTHYMTSSTSVDLNLARREMVILGTQYAGEMKKGLFGVMHYLMPKRKILSLHSGCNMGKDGDVALFFGLSGTGKTTLSTDHNRYLIGDDEHCWSDKGVSNIEGGCYAKCIDLSREKEPDIWNAIRFGTVLENVVFDEHTREVDYSDKSVTENTRAAYPIEYIPNAKLPCVGPHPTNVILLACDAFGVLPPVSKLNLAQTMYHFISGYTALVAGTEDGIKEPQATFSACFGAAFIMLHPTKYAAMLAEKMEQHGATGWLVNTGWSGGSYGSGSRIKLQYTRKIIDAIHSGSLLKAEFQKTPIFGLEIPTEVEGVPSEILDPVNTWSDKDAYQETLLKLAGLFKNNFETFTNYKIGKGDNNLTEEILAAGPNF from the exons atgggAGAAGAGAATGGAAACGGGATTGCGACGAATGGGCTTCCGTCTATTCATACTCAGAAGAACGGGATTTGTCACGACGACAGCGTTCCGACCGTGAAAGCTAACACCATTGACGAGCTTCACTCGCTGCAGAAGAAGAAATCTGCTCCCGGCACACCGATCTCCGGGACTCAAACTCCTTTCACCTCCGATCCTGAACGCCAGCAACAACAACTTCAATCCATCAG TGCGTCGTTGGCGTCACTGACGAGAGAAACTGGACCGAAAGTGGTGAAGGGAGACCCGGCTAAGAAGTTGGAAAACCCGAAGACTATTCATCAAGTGTCGCACCATCACATTGCTCCCACCATTGCCGTCAGTGACAGTGCTCTCAAATTCACCCATGTTCTCTACAATCTCTCCCCAGCTG AGCTTTATGAGCAGGCGATCAGGTATGAGAAAGGATCGTTCGTGACCTCGACAGGGGCGTTGGCAACGCTTTCTGGTGCTAAGACGGGTCGTTCTCCTAGAGACAAGCGTGTCGTTAGGGATGCTGTTACTGAAGATGATCTTTGGTGGGGAAA GGGTTCCCCTAACATTGAGATGGATGAACAAACATTCTTGGTGAACAGAGAAAGAGCTGTTGATTACTTGAACTCTTTGGACAAG GTCTTCGTCAATGACCAATTCTTGAATTGGGATCCAGAGAACAGAATCAAAGTCAGGATTGTAGCTGCAAGAGCTTACCATTCCTTGTTCATGCACAACAT GTGCATCCGACCCACTCCTGAAGAGCTGGAGAATTTTGGTACTCCGGACTTCACTATTTACAATGCTGGACAGTTCCCGTGTAATCGTTTTACTCACTACATGACATCCTCCACTAGCGTAGATCTTAATCTCGCTAGGAGGGAAATGGTCATCCTCGGCACACAGTACGCCGGGGAAATGAAGAAAGGTCTTTTTGGTGTTATGCATTATCTCATGCCTAAGCGCAAAATCCTCTCCTTGCACTCGGGCTGCAATATGGGAAAAGATGGGGATGTTGCACTCTTCTTTGGACTCTCAG GTACTGGAAAGACCACTCTCTCTACTGACCACAATAGGTATTTAATTGGAGATGATGAACACTGTTGGAGTGATAAGGGTGTCTCCAACATTGAAGGTGGTTGCTATGCAAAATGCATTGATCTCTCACGGGAGAAAGAGCCTGACATCTGGAATGCAATTAGGTTTGGTACAG TGTTGGAAAACGTGGTGTTTGATGAGCATACTCGAGAGGTTGATTACTCTGACAAGTCAGTTACAG AAAATACTCGCGCAGCTTATCCGATTGAGTACATTCCAAATGCCAAGTTACCATGTGTTGGCCCTCACCCAACGAATGTCATACTTTTGGCATGTGACGCATTCGGTGTGCTCCCACCCGTTAGTAAGCTAAACCTGGCGCAGACCATGTATCATTTCATCAGTGGATATACTGCTTTG GTGGCTGGCACAGAGGATGGTATAAAGGAGCCACAGGCAACATTTTCAGCTTGTTTTGGTGCAGCATTTATAATGCTACACCCTACAAAGTATGCTGCAATGCTTGCTGAAAAGATGGAGCAACATGGTGCTACTGGGTGGCTGGTTAACACTGGTTGGTCTGGTGGCAG CTATGGTAGCGGGAGCCGTATCAAACTACAATATACAAGAAAAATTATTGATGCCATTCACTCTGGAAGCCTCCTGAAGGCAGAGTTCCAGAAAACACCGATATTTGGACTTGAGATTCCGACTGAAGTGGAAGGAGTTCCTTCAGAAATTCTTGATCCTGTGAATACG TGGTCAGACAAAGATGCTTACCAGGAGACACTATTGAAGCTGGCTGGCTTGTTCAAGAACAATTTTGAGACCTTCACCAACTACAAGATTGGCAAGGGTGACAACAACCTCACAGAAGAGATTCTCGCAGCTGGTCCCAACTTTTGA
- the LOC130740125 gene encoding uncharacterized protein LOC130740125 encodes MRGYDRDELNDYDGYESEQQEEGDEYEEDEYEEDEGEEYVEAPPRQPTKEEIEYLGLRQKLKENHRKQLRKENSASLKDCSATKKKLPNDNFGSFFGPSQPVIAPRVIQESKSLLENQHLQSRLSNTSHVNKNVKKVSNGVMKPSSHKQPPKVSETKIKAQTVKDTRDYSFLMSDDAELPAPAKELPSRNTSVHNSEGRPAQVARMIKQPLINGGKPARGSGENRKPAVGAGHSVPKSGPSCKLSDTNKSGMASVDSRKQLGSNSGIGPGRPVVSKQLPSKMPASTMGNKSSTLGMKRSVNGVQKPLPSKLNSSAPKQFVEQRRDVRVQNKPLPSKVHSSAPKQIVDQRKDSRDQNKPKMVPKQPVASSRAQVNKPPLKQIPKRSDLPVHRPKNKVGKRHPDEDEDEDDGMDYRNMIRSMFNYNPNKFVGDDDDDNMEAGFDEIMREEKRSALIAKKEDEEQLRLIEEQEERERRRRMAKFKKRRVDD; translated from the exons ATGCGGGGCTATGATAGAGAT GAGCTCAATGATTACGATGGATATGAGTCTGAACAACAGGAGGAAGGGGAtgaatatgaagaagatgaatatgaAGAAGACGAAGGGGAAGAATACGTAGAAGCGCCGCCTCGTCAGCCTACAAAGGAAGAAATAGAATACCTTGGGTTGAGGcagaagttgaaagaaaatcaTAGAAAGCAGTTAAGGAAGGAGAATAGTGCTTCCCTTAAAGATTGTAGTGCTACAAAGAAGAAGCTTCCTAATGATAA CTTTGGGTCCTTTTTTGGCCCTTCTCAACCAGTTATTGCACCAAGAGTAATCCAAGAGAGCAAGTCATTGTTAGAAAACCAGCATTTGCAGTCTAGGCTCTCTAACACGTCACACGTT AACAAAAATGTGAAGAAAGTGTCTAATGGAGTAATGAAGCCTTCATCTCATAAACAGCCACCCAAAGTTAGTGAG ACCAAGATTAAAGCTCAGACAGTCAAGGACACTAGAGATTATTCATTTCTTATGTCTGATGATGCAGAGCTTCCAGCTCCAGCTAAAGAACTCCCATCTCGGAATACATCCGTACACAATTCAG AGGGACGCCCAGCTCAAGTTGCTAGGATGATCAAACAACCTTTGATCAATGGCGGCAAGCCTGCTCGTGGCAGTGGTGAGAACCGGAAACCTGCTGTGGGTGCTGGTCATTCAGTTCCTAAATCAGGGCCCAGTTGTAAATTAAGTGATACCAATAAGTCCGGTATGGCATCAGTAGATTCTAGAAAACAGCTTGGTAGCAACAGTGGGATTGGACCAGGCCGGCCAGTGGTGTCAAAACAGTTGCCTTCAAAGATGCCTGCAAGTACCATGGGGAATAAATCATCCACACTTGGTATGAAAAGGTCTGTAAATGGTGTGCAGAAACCACTCCCTTCGAAGTTGAATTCATCTGCTCCAAAACAGTTCGTGGAACAGAGAAGAGACGTACGTGTACAAAATAAACCACTCCCTTCGAAGGTGCATTCATCTGCTCCAAAACAGATCGTGGATCAAAGAAAAGACTCACGAGACCAAAATAAACCAAAAATGGTACCTAAACAACCAGTGGCATCATCAAGAGCTCAG GTAAATAAGCCACCACTTAAACAAATTCCAAAGCGTTCAGATTTGCCAGTTCACCGTCCAAAGAATAAGGTTGGGAAGCGACATcctgatgaggatgaggatgaggatgatggAATGGATTATCGCAATATGATCAGATCAATGTTTAA TTACAACCCCAATAAGTTTGTTGGAGATGATGACGATGATAACATGGAGGCAGGCTTTGATGAAATCATGAGGGAGGAAAAGAGGAG TGCACTAATTGCTAAAAAGGAGGATGAGGAGCAGCTTAGGTTGATAGAAGAGCAGGAGGAAAGAGAACGGAGACGACGGATGGCCAAGTTTAAGAAGCGTAGGGTTGACGATTAG